The Pseudolabrys sp. FHR47 genome contains a region encoding:
- a CDS encoding CAP domain-containing protein codes for MCFRSAIGAAILLALASPSFALDLNSFRAQHKLPPLSYSATLAGAAYEHARDLARRGRLDHDGFRKRVGALVSGTAAENVSYGCDDQPCAIRQWSRSAGHRRNMLLKGITAYGIASARGDNGRRYWVMVLGN; via the coding sequence ATGTGCTTTCGTTCGGCTATCGGAGCAGCCATTCTCCTCGCCCTCGCCTCCCCCTCCTTCGCCCTCGACCTCAATTCCTTCCGCGCACAGCACAAGCTGCCGCCTCTGTCCTATTCGGCGACACTCGCCGGCGCGGCCTATGAGCACGCGCGCGATCTGGCGCGACGCGGCCGGCTCGATCACGACGGCTTCCGAAAGCGAGTCGGCGCGCTGGTGAGCGGCACCGCGGCGGAGAACGTGTCTTACGGTTGCGACGACCAGCCCTGCGCCATCAGGCAATGGTCGCGCTCGGCGGGCCATCGCCGCAACATGCTGCTCAAGGGCATCACGGCCTACGGCATCGCCTCGGCGCGCGGCGACAATGGCCGGCGCTACTGGGTGATGGTGCTAGGCAACTGA
- a CDS encoding RNA-directed DNA polymerase, with protein sequence MADLETELLIKKGLFPENLPPVYTAANIWPILSSQSESYSIVAKSIGGLSGYNASKRGGLRRIFSVPHPVFVKDQGFFYRKHWPEIEAIFAGAVGSVSRPTFSRSGPRHVRITSHRELPKLRLKALSRFKYCLITDVARFYPSVYTHTLPWAINGKAAAKNDTHSNSATIFGNKLDFIIRQGQLKQTVGIPIGPDSSKICAEILMSAVDSHFLKVSGRSRPTYVRHVDDYWVGGDTYEDCEKHLQNLRLALKEFELDINEAKTRIVSTKTVFGESWPSEFERDIRESLMPIANKLDPVGTLGRIIERATRENDDGIIRHAIRVIDDLYLWNGQWELLEHFLAQCAVQFSHAFDYVARVVAWRVRTNQKADLLLWAEIAKATIRRSGSIGHDSEAVWALWLLKELKQKIPKALTDIVLANADSLALAFLSHFPRNGLANDRALYAKLRDVVEGDPFSGRYWPLTLELTHLSEAKPEWGALNANQSLRSLHDAKISIIDWDALPKVFEESATSQVDGNGPRYAIEDYGADYSEEDKDDGEDEGDEEQDADWLKLLLKGLPENPFPTAKRNSEQ encoded by the coding sequence ATGGCCGATTTGGAGACTGAACTCCTCATCAAGAAAGGACTGTTTCCGGAGAATCTTCCGCCTGTCTACACCGCCGCAAATATATGGCCCATATTAAGTTCTCAGTCCGAATCTTATTCGATCGTCGCGAAATCTATAGGCGGTTTAAGTGGCTATAATGCGAGCAAACGCGGCGGCCTTAGGCGGATATTCAGCGTTCCGCATCCAGTGTTCGTAAAGGACCAAGGGTTTTTCTATAGAAAGCACTGGCCCGAAATCGAAGCGATTTTCGCGGGAGCAGTTGGATCGGTGTCTCGCCCGACTTTCAGCCGCAGTGGTCCTAGGCATGTTCGAATAACATCTCATCGAGAGTTGCCGAAGCTCCGCTTGAAGGCGTTATCTCGTTTCAAATATTGTCTGATCACCGATGTGGCGAGGTTTTATCCGTCCGTATATACGCACACCCTGCCTTGGGCGATAAATGGAAAAGCTGCCGCGAAAAATGATACGCATTCGAATTCAGCGACAATTTTCGGCAATAAGCTAGATTTCATCATCCGCCAAGGACAGTTGAAGCAGACGGTAGGGATTCCGATAGGGCCGGATTCTTCAAAGATCTGCGCGGAAATATTGATGTCCGCAGTAGACTCTCATTTTTTAAAAGTGAGTGGTCGGAGCCGTCCGACATACGTGCGTCACGTTGATGACTACTGGGTCGGTGGCGATACGTATGAGGATTGTGAGAAGCACCTTCAGAATTTGAGATTGGCATTAAAAGAGTTCGAGTTGGATATCAATGAGGCCAAGACGCGCATAGTATCTACGAAAACCGTATTCGGCGAGTCGTGGCCGTCAGAATTCGAAAGGGACATTCGCGAATCTCTGATGCCGATCGCCAATAAGCTTGATCCCGTCGGCACTCTGGGCAGGATTATTGAACGTGCCACACGTGAAAACGATGACGGAATTATTCGTCATGCAATCAGAGTTATAGACGATCTTTATCTCTGGAATGGTCAATGGGAGTTACTCGAGCATTTTTTGGCTCAGTGCGCAGTGCAGTTCTCTCACGCATTTGACTATGTTGCGAGAGTTGTCGCCTGGCGTGTTAGAACCAATCAAAAGGCTGACCTACTTTTATGGGCCGAGATTGCTAAGGCAACGATTAGGCGAAGCGGGTCCATCGGCCACGATTCCGAGGCAGTTTGGGCGCTATGGTTGTTGAAAGAGCTTAAGCAGAAAATTCCAAAGGCGTTGACGGACATTGTGCTGGCAAACGCTGACAGTTTGGCGCTGGCATTTCTTTCTCATTTTCCACGGAACGGGCTCGCGAATGATCGTGCGCTCTACGCTAAACTGCGTGATGTCGTGGAGGGTGATCCGTTTTCTGGCCGATATTGGCCGTTGACGTTGGAGCTGACTCATCTGTCAGAGGCGAAGCCCGAGTGGGGGGCGTTAAATGCGAACCAATCGTTGAGAAGTCTTCACGACGCGAAGATCTCAATCATTGATTGGGATGCTTTGCCAAAGGTATTCGAGGAGTCGGCTACGAGCCAGGTCGATGGAAATGGGCCTCGGTACGCTATTGAAGACTATGGGGCTGACTATTCTGAAGAGGACAAAGACGACGGCGAAGACGAAGGTGATGAGGAGCAGGACGCGGACTGGCTAAAGCTGTTGTTAAAAGGGTTGCCTGAAAATCCGTTCCCCACCGCGAAACGCAATTCTGAACAATAA
- a CDS encoding lipocalin-like domain-containing protein produces the protein MKSPTSKAGMAVAALAVWMLSAGVAMADAAPKELIGSWKLTKWVLQVVGSTETKPPYGDNPKGRLIVTPQGDFMVIISGAGRKPATTVEEKAALLDTVLAYAGKSTFEGNKIVTTVDMSANEVFSGERARQVRFYEVTGDKLVIRTPEISSAVLPGKKTVGILEWVRE, from the coding sequence ATGAAAAGCCCGACATCGAAGGCCGGCATGGCAGTGGCTGCGCTGGCCGTCTGGATGCTGAGCGCAGGAGTGGCCATGGCGGATGCAGCCCCGAAGGAACTGATCGGTTCGTGGAAGCTGACCAAATGGGTGCTGCAGGTGGTCGGCTCAACCGAGACCAAGCCGCCTTATGGCGACAACCCGAAGGGCCGGCTCATCGTCACGCCGCAGGGCGATTTCATGGTCATCATTTCCGGCGCGGGCCGCAAGCCGGCGACGACCGTCGAAGAGAAGGCGGCGCTGCTCGACACCGTGCTGGCCTATGCCGGCAAGTCCACCTTCGAGGGCAACAAGATCGTCACCACGGTGGACATGTCGGCGAACGAGGTGTTCTCCGGCGAGCGCGCCAGGCAGGTGCGCTTCTACGAGGTGACGGGCGACAAGCTTGTCATCAGGACGCCGGAGATTTCATCCGCCGTGCTGCCGGGCAAGAAGACCGTCGGCATTCTGGAGTGGGTGAGGGAGTAG
- a CDS encoding type II toxin-antitoxin system HicB family antitoxin gives MPHYIALIHKEADSSYGVSFPDIPGVITGGDTIDEAMSMAREVLEFAAEDWDGDNRFPAPRTIDELRADPEFQADAADAVVAAVPFRVKAEAAE, from the coding sequence ATGCCGCACTACATCGCTCTTATTCACAAGGAAGCGGATAGCTCCTACGGCGTGTCGTTTCCCGACATTCCCGGTGTGATTACCGGAGGCGATACAATCGACGAGGCTATGAGCATGGCCCGCGAAGTGCTGGAATTTGCCGCCGAGGATTGGGACGGCGACAACCGATTTCCTGCGCCCCGCACTATCGACGAGCTTCGGGCCGATCCGGAGTTTCAAGCCGATGCCGCGGACGCCGTCGTCGCCGCCGTGCCATTTCGCGTGAAGGCCGAAGCCGCAGAGTGA
- a CDS encoding type II toxin-antitoxin system HicA family toxin — MLRDSRDIIRRLLNEGFEQVSVRGSHHKFVHKAKRLMVIVAHPKRDIPVGTVRSIYKMANWPKD, encoded by the coding sequence ATGCTTCGGGACAGCCGTGATATCATCCGCCGGTTGCTAAACGAGGGGTTCGAGCAGGTGTCGGTGCGCGGTTCGCACCACAAGTTCGTTCACAAAGCAAAGCGTCTTATGGTCATTGTGGCGCACCCGAAACGGGACATTCCTGTTGGGACCGTACGAAGCATCTACAAGATGGCCAACTGGCCGAAGGACTAA
- a CDS encoding ATP-dependent helicase: protein MADPKRFEPAPAPARPAAGGIAARAQAKREAPYLAALNPEQREAVETLDGPVLVLAGAGTGKTRVLTTRIAHILNLGRAHPSQILAVTFTNKAAREMKERVGHMVGEIVEGMPWLGTFHAIGVKILRRHAEAIGLKSDFTILGVDDQIRLIKQLIEAEKLDEKRWPARVFAMIVDGWKNRGLTPDQVPGGEAASFANGKGKKLYAAYQERLKTLNAADFGDLLLECIRLFREHPDILKQYQQRFRFILVDEYQDTNVAQYLWLRLLAQMPSTSVIPGRAEGANPESSALPPSEGVNLEATWDEPKELDSGLPPAAAPGMTDRKNICCVGDDDQSIYGWRGAEVDNILRFDHDFPGAKVIRLERNYRSTGHILAAASTLIAHNEGRLGKTLHTEDVDGEKVEVTGAWDSEEEARAIGEEIEQMQRAARDEGQDHPLDEIAILVRASFQMREFEERFIQLGLPYRVIGGPRFYERAEIRDALAYLRVIAQPADDLAFERIVNTPKRGLGDAAVQMLHDYARKQRIPLTEAAAIMSSTDEMKPKARNSLRALMENFARWRKQRDTLPHTELAEIVLDESGYTEMWQKDRSADAAGRLENLKELVRSMEEFENLAGFLEHISLVMDTAEGDSEQKVSIMTLHSAKGLEFDTVFLPGWEEGLFPHQRSLDEQGKAGLEEERRLAHVGLTRARKRAKIYFATNRRVHGLWQSNIPSRFLDELPAEHVEVKEAAGGTGGFGMSGYGPSRFDEVAAFGSKYSTPGWQRAQGRRGAGGFNENGQPRYVPDGVFNQDEDYGDDASSPFGGRAGGATSSPPPLGGGTGRGVSPSPARPSPSKAS from the coding sequence ATGGCCGACCCCAAACGCTTCGAACCCGCGCCCGCCCCGGCGCGCCCCGCCGCCGGCGGCATTGCCGCGCGTGCGCAAGCCAAACGTGAGGCGCCCTACCTTGCCGCGCTCAATCCCGAGCAGCGCGAGGCGGTGGAGACGCTCGACGGTCCAGTCCTGGTGCTGGCCGGCGCGGGTACGGGCAAGACGCGGGTTTTGACCACGCGCATCGCGCACATATTGAACCTTGGCCGCGCCCATCCGAGCCAGATCCTCGCCGTCACCTTCACCAACAAGGCGGCGCGCGAGATGAAGGAACGCGTCGGCCACATGGTCGGCGAGATCGTCGAGGGCATGCCCTGGCTCGGCACCTTCCACGCCATCGGCGTCAAGATTCTGCGCCGCCACGCCGAGGCGATCGGCCTGAAGAGCGACTTCACCATTCTCGGCGTCGACGACCAGATCCGCCTGATCAAGCAACTGATCGAAGCCGAGAAGCTGGACGAGAAGCGCTGGCCGGCGCGCGTCTTCGCCATGATCGTCGATGGCTGGAAGAATCGCGGCTTGACGCCCGACCAGGTGCCGGGCGGCGAAGCGGCGAGCTTCGCCAATGGCAAGGGCAAGAAGCTCTACGCCGCCTATCAGGAGCGGCTGAAGACGCTCAACGCCGCCGACTTCGGCGACCTGCTGCTGGAATGCATCCGCCTGTTCCGCGAGCACCCGGACATCCTGAAGCAGTATCAGCAGCGCTTCCGCTTTATTCTCGTCGACGAATATCAGGACACGAACGTCGCGCAATATCTGTGGCTGCGGCTCTTGGCGCAGATGCCGTCCACCTCCGTCATTCCGGGGCGCGCCGAAGGCGCGAACCCGGAATCCAGCGCTTTACCGCCGAGCGAAGGGGTGAACCTCGAAGCCACATGGGATGAACCTAAAGAGCTGGATTCCGGGTTGCCGCCTGCGGCGGCCCCCGGAATGACGGACCGCAAAAACATCTGCTGCGTCGGCGACGACGACCAGTCGATCTATGGCTGGCGCGGCGCCGAGGTCGACAACATCCTGCGCTTCGATCACGACTTCCCCGGCGCGAAAGTCATTCGCTTGGAAAGAAACTATCGCAGCACCGGCCACATCCTCGCCGCCGCCTCGACGCTCATCGCGCATAACGAAGGCCGCCTCGGCAAGACCCTGCACACCGAGGATGTCGACGGCGAGAAGGTTGAAGTCACCGGCGCCTGGGACTCGGAAGAAGAAGCCCGCGCCATCGGCGAAGAGATCGAGCAGATGCAGCGCGCCGCCCGCGACGAAGGGCAGGATCATCCGCTCGACGAGATCGCCATTCTGGTGCGCGCCTCGTTCCAGATGCGCGAGTTCGAAGAGCGCTTCATCCAGCTCGGCCTGCCCTATCGCGTCATCGGCGGGCCGCGCTTCTACGAGCGCGCCGAAATTCGCGACGCGCTGGCTTACCTGCGCGTCATCGCCCAGCCGGCCGACGATCTCGCCTTCGAGCGCATCGTCAACACGCCGAAGCGCGGCCTGGGCGATGCCGCCGTGCAGATGCTGCATGACTATGCCCGCAAGCAGCGCATACCGCTGACCGAAGCGGCCGCCATCATGTCGTCCACCGACGAGATGAAGCCCAAAGCGCGCAATTCATTGCGCGCGTTAATGGAGAATTTCGCGCGTTGGAGAAAACAGCGAGATACGCTGCCGCACACCGAACTCGCCGAAATCGTGCTCGATGAGAGCGGCTACACCGAGATGTGGCAGAAGGACCGCTCCGCCGACGCCGCCGGCCGCCTCGAGAACCTCAAGGAACTGGTGCGCTCGATGGAGGAGTTCGAGAACCTCGCCGGTTTCCTCGAGCACATCTCGCTGGTGATGGACACGGCCGAGGGCGACTCGGAGCAGAAGGTCAGCATCATGACCCTGCATTCGGCCAAGGGCCTCGAGTTCGACACCGTGTTCCTGCCCGGCTGGGAGGAAGGCCTGTTTCCGCATCAACGCTCGCTCGACGAACAGGGCAAGGCGGGCCTGGAGGAAGAGCGCCGCCTCGCCCATGTCGGCCTCACGCGCGCGCGCAAGCGCGCCAAAATCTATTTCGCCACCAATCGCCGTGTGCACGGCCTGTGGCAGAGCAACATCCCGTCGCGCTTTCTCGACGAGTTGCCGGCCGAGCATGTCGAGGTGAAGGAAGCGGCCGGCGGCACCGGCGGCTTCGGCATGTCGGGCTATGGCCCGTCGCGCTTCGACGAGGTGGCCGCGTTCGGCTCGAAATATTCGACGCCCGGCTGGCAGCGCGCGCAAGGCCGGCGCGGTGCCGGCGGCTTCAATGAGAACGGCCAGCCACGCTATGTGCCGGACGGCGTGTTCAACCAGGATGAGGATTACGGCGACGACGCTAGCTCACCCTTCGGAGGTCGCGCGGGCGGCGCCACATCGTCCCCTCCCCCCTTGGGGGGAGGGACAGGGAGAGGGGTAAGCCCAAGCCCCGCGCGCCCCTCACCATCGAAGGCGAGCTGA
- a CDS encoding thioesterase family protein, whose translation MSDPIAAPFLSSVMAIEPAWIDYNGHLNVAYYNVLFDRAIDELYLPIGLGPDYLKETKHSTMVVESHVRYLREVHLGAPLRISAQLIGFDAKRFHVYQEMLHAEEGWVSATCETMTVHVDMTAKKVAPFPEAIMAALQRVKDAHAVLPVPAAVGRRIAMPAAK comes from the coding sequence ATGTCCGACCCGATAGCCGCGCCCTTTCTGTCCTCGGTAATGGCCATCGAGCCGGCCTGGATCGACTATAACGGCCACCTCAACGTCGCCTATTACAACGTGCTGTTCGACCGGGCGATCGACGAACTGTACCTGCCGATCGGGCTGGGGCCGGACTACCTGAAAGAGACGAAGCATTCGACCATGGTGGTCGAGAGCCATGTGCGCTACCTGCGCGAGGTGCATCTCGGCGCGCCGCTGCGCATCTCGGCGCAGCTCATCGGCTTCGACGCCAAGCGCTTCCACGTCTACCAGGAGATGCTGCACGCCGAGGAAGGCTGGGTGTCGGCAACCTGCGAGACCATGACCGTGCATGTCGACATGACGGCCAAGAAGGTCGCGCCGTTCCCCGAGGCGATCATGGCGGCGCTCCAGCGCGTCAAGGATGCGCATGCCGTCCTGCCGGTTCCGGCGGCGGTTGGGCGCCGGATTGCGATGCCGGCGGCAAAGTAA
- a CDS encoding YcjX family protein, producing the protein MAKIPIIGDWPDWLSETPNLTELAKGSTVWLAVTGLSRAGKTVFITSLVHNLLSALHNPNRMPLLQAVGEGRLIAAQLEAARAHTLPRFPYAANIEAMAGTPSVWPEPTADISEIGVDIRFAPTGLVGQLLGSIGGSAATLKLRIVDYPGEWLLDLPLLSQSYADWSRATLALWKRGLRADIARDFIAFAGEHPASEIASDAVAKEAHDLYRALLVTARDKHGLSYLQPGRFVRPGVLADAPYLWFAPLEVADGVDRFSAGSLGGLMQERFEVYKREVVEKFYADYFRNYGRQIVLVDVLGALLAGREAFEDTRLATEAILQSFRYGQHNILTRILGASRVEKVLFAATKADHIPDRQREHMSALLRNMAALPVLSARGRDADIEVMSLASVASTIEATQVIDGRDVEVVVGRKVGSAKQAKFLSGEVPVRPPRPDQWGTPFLDVPVFEPPLIDPAPVDGIPHINLDLALDYLIGDRLQ; encoded by the coding sequence ATGGCGAAAATACCGATCATCGGCGATTGGCCGGACTGGCTGAGCGAAACGCCCAATCTCACCGAACTGGCCAAGGGCTCGACCGTATGGCTCGCGGTGACCGGCCTGTCGCGCGCCGGTAAGACGGTGTTCATCACCTCGCTGGTCCACAATCTCTTGTCGGCGCTGCATAACCCGAACCGTATGCCGCTGCTGCAGGCGGTTGGCGAGGGGCGGCTGATCGCCGCGCAGCTCGAGGCCGCGCGCGCCCACACGCTGCCGCGCTTTCCCTATGCCGCCAATATCGAGGCCATGGCCGGCACGCCGTCGGTATGGCCGGAGCCGACCGCGGATATCTCGGAGATCGGCGTCGATATCCGCTTCGCGCCGACCGGGCTCGTTGGCCAATTGCTCGGGTCCATCGGCGGCAGCGCCGCGACGCTCAAGCTACGTATCGTCGATTATCCCGGCGAGTGGCTGCTCGATCTGCCGCTCCTGTCGCAGAGCTATGCCGACTGGTCGCGCGCAACGCTGGCGCTGTGGAAGCGCGGCCTGCGCGCCGACATCGCCCGCGATTTCATTGCCTTTGCCGGCGAGCACCCGGCGTCCGAGATCGCCAGCGATGCCGTCGCCAAAGAGGCGCACGATCTCTACCGCGCGCTGCTCGTCACTGCGCGCGACAAGCATGGCCTCAGCTATCTGCAGCCCGGCCGCTTCGTCCGCCCTGGCGTGCTGGCCGACGCGCCTTATCTGTGGTTCGCGCCGCTCGAAGTCGCCGATGGTGTCGATCGCTTCAGCGCCGGTTCGCTCGGCGGCCTGATGCAGGAGCGCTTCGAAGTCTACAAGCGCGAGGTCGTCGAGAAATTCTACGCCGACTATTTCCGCAATTACGGGCGGCAGATCGTGCTGGTCGACGTGCTGGGCGCGCTGCTCGCCGGCCGCGAGGCCTTCGAGGACACGCGCCTTGCCACCGAAGCCATCCTGCAAAGTTTCCGCTACGGCCAGCACAATATCCTCACCCGTATCCTGGGCGCCTCGCGCGTCGAGAAGGTGCTGTTCGCCGCCACCAAGGCCGACCACATCCCGGATCGCCAGCGCGAACACATGAGCGCGCTCTTGCGCAACATGGCGGCGCTGCCGGTTTTGTCGGCGCGGGGCCGCGACGCCGATATCGAGGTGATGTCGCTCGCGTCCGTCGCATCCACCATCGAGGCGACGCAAGTGATCGACGGCCGCGACGTCGAGGTGGTGGTCGGCCGCAAGGTCGGCTCGGCCAAGCAGGCGAAGTTCTTAAGCGGTGAGGTGCCGGTGCGGCCGCCACGGCCCGATCAATGGGGCACGCCGTTCCTCGACGTGCCGGTGTTCGAGCCGCCGCTGATCGATCCGGCCCCCGTCGACGGCATTCCGCATATCAATCTCGATCTCGCGCTCGACTATCTGATCGGAGACCGGCTGCAATGA
- a CDS encoding TIGR01620 family protein, with translation MSDPRQPSTPQSRPFVIEEDVLDAAAAARPGSPMVFATEETERVVPRERAVVAPAAPQPRRGSVWRRVGLWGIGIAIAGWLGIDAYQWIVAAFASSATLGWLASGAVAAGVGGALIIIGREVRSFVRLTSVEAIHDKLAAKTLRPAEMRNAVREVLSVVPKDREMQSAIETYQRQLQQHHTPAQQIEMLSRTVMTPLDRRAEAVVRRATAQALGITAVSPTALTDVVFFVAMAVRMVRAVAAVYGHRPTAAATVHLLRRLVVEAGRLGVVDMASMGLTQHLGGAIAERLAASTAESLYAGQRMARIGLVTMSMCRPVPFEPGEMPGMFSSLVGNLFSRTSAPKNP, from the coding sequence ATGAGCGATCCGCGTCAGCCCAGCACGCCCCAAAGTCGCCCCTTCGTCATCGAAGAGGACGTGCTCGACGCCGCCGCGGCGGCGCGGCCGGGTTCGCCCATGGTGTTCGCCACCGAAGAGACAGAACGGGTCGTGCCGCGCGAGCGCGCCGTCGTCGCCCCGGCGGCGCCGCAGCCACGACGCGGCAGCGTCTGGCGACGTGTCGGCCTGTGGGGCATTGGCATTGCCATTGCCGGTTGGCTCGGTATTGACGCCTATCAGTGGATCGTTGCCGCCTTCGCGTCGAGCGCCACACTCGGCTGGCTGGCGAGTGGCGCGGTCGCCGCCGGCGTTGGCGGCGCGCTGATCATCATCGGCCGCGAGGTGCGCAGCTTTGTTCGCCTCACCAGCGTCGAGGCCATTCACGACAAGCTCGCCGCGAAGACCTTGCGCCCCGCCGAGATGCGCAACGCCGTGCGCGAGGTGCTCAGCGTCGTGCCGAAGGATCGCGAGATGCAGAGCGCGATCGAAACCTATCAGCGCCAGTTGCAGCAGCATCACACGCCGGCGCAGCAGATCGAGATGCTGTCGCGCACGGTGATGACGCCGCTCGACCGCCGCGCCGAAGCGGTCGTCCGCCGCGCCACGGCGCAGGCGCTTGGCATTACGGCCGTATCGCCGACGGCTTTGACCGACGTCGTGTTCTTCGTCGCCATGGCGGTGCGCATGGTGCGCGCGGTCGCCGCCGTCTATGGCCACCGGCCGACGGCCGCCGCGACTGTCCACCTGCTGCGCCGGCTGGTGGTCGAGGCCGGCCGCCTCGGTGTCGTGGATATGGCCAGCATGGGCCTCACCCAGCATCTCGGCGGCGCCATTGCCGAACGGCTCGCCGCCTCGACGGCGGAATCGCTTTATGCGGGGCAGCGCATGGCCCGCATCGGCCTCGTCACCATGAGCATGTGTCGCCCGGTACCGTTCGAGCCGGGCGAGATGCCGGGCATGTTCTCGTCGCTGGTCGGTAACCTGTTCAGCCGCACTTCGGCGCCAAAGAACCCCTGA
- a CDS encoding Crp/Fnr family transcriptional regulator codes for MPSKPKSRSPAKKGAPGARAPFNPSAFLTTTGVGRDICKYSKKEIVFAQGADADAVFYIKKGKVKVSVISKQGKEAIVALLGRDEFVGEGCLIGQEKRLATASAMTECELMRVSKKELQRVLLDEPAFSQMFVSHILARNARVEEDLVDQLFNSTEKRLARLLLLLANFGKDGKAEPIVAKISQETLAEMIGTTRSRVSHFMNKFRKLGFIDYNGHLEVHNSLVGVLLADHPRSVSTAGA; via the coding sequence ATGCCCAGCAAGCCGAAATCCCGATCACCCGCCAAGAAAGGTGCCCCCGGTGCACGCGCGCCGTTCAATCCGTCTGCGTTTCTGACGACCACAGGCGTCGGCCGCGACATCTGCAAATATTCGAAGAAAGAAATTGTATTCGCCCAAGGCGCCGATGCCGACGCCGTCTTCTACATCAAGAAGGGCAAAGTCAAAGTTTCCGTCATATCCAAGCAAGGCAAGGAAGCCATCGTCGCACTTCTGGGGCGAGACGAGTTCGTCGGAGAAGGATGCTTGATCGGGCAGGAAAAACGTTTGGCCACAGCCTCGGCGATGACGGAATGTGAGTTGATGCGGGTCTCCAAGAAGGAGCTGCAACGGGTCCTTCTTGATGAGCCCGCCTTCTCGCAGATGTTTGTCTCACATATTCTGGCCAGGAATGCCCGGGTCGAAGAGGACCTTGTCGATCAGCTCTTCAATTCGACTGAAAAGCGGCTGGCGCGGCTGTTGTTGCTGCTGGCGAATTTTGGAAAAGACGGCAAGGCCGAACCCATTGTGGCGAAGATCAGTCAAGAGACTCTCGCGGAAATGATCGGGACCACCCGTTCACGCGTCAGCCACTTCATGAACAAGTTCCGCAAACTGGGCTTCATCGATTACAATGGACATCTCGAAGTTCACAATTCCCTGGTGGGCGTTCTTCTCGCCGATCATCCTCGTTCGGTAAGCACTGCCGGCGCTTGA
- a CDS encoding DUF2778 domain-containing protein: MPLTWMSLGFATVGAIAATAAYLPLHQGRSAVAPQPVVSKAPGTSPRASDFAERWHDEWVQLAGRVGVPSQMMQRRRYDSSLWVATPSPYASRFTRNDAGSMTVATPLPLPRPDGMTRPVVAAVTQPANETRLASLPPQPEPPAQPSEPGILDKLFGDPDRAAKDLLAAYPRTVLYDITKRAVYMPDGTKLEAHSGFGEWMDDPESVHRKNVGVTPPNVYAVSFREKPFHGVRALRMKPVGDGKMYGRDGILAHSFLLGEAGASNGCISIREYDTFLKAYEDGHFNQIIVVRSIDEPLPRLLASAQ, encoded by the coding sequence GTGCCATTGACCTGGATGTCGCTGGGCTTTGCCACGGTGGGCGCGATTGCCGCGACCGCGGCGTATCTACCGCTGCATCAAGGTCGCTCGGCCGTTGCGCCGCAGCCGGTGGTTTCCAAAGCGCCGGGCACGTCGCCGCGCGCCTCCGATTTTGCCGAGCGTTGGCACGACGAGTGGGTCCAGCTTGCCGGCCGCGTCGGCGTACCGTCGCAAATGATGCAGAGAAGGCGCTACGACAGTTCGCTGTGGGTCGCCACACCGTCGCCTTATGCATCGCGTTTCACGCGCAATGATGCGGGCAGCATGACTGTCGCAACGCCTTTGCCGCTGCCGCGGCCCGATGGCATGACGCGGCCGGTTGTCGCCGCCGTCACGCAGCCAGCGAACGAAACGCGCCTCGCGTCGCTGCCGCCGCAACCGGAGCCGCCGGCGCAGCCGTCCGAGCCCGGTATCCTCGATAAACTGTTCGGCGATCCGGACCGCGCCGCGAAGGACCTGCTGGCCGCTTATCCCAGGACGGTGCTGTACGACATCACCAAGCGTGCCGTTTATATGCCGGATGGCACCAAGCTGGAGGCGCATTCGGGATTCGGCGAGTGGATGGACGATCCTGAATCGGTGCACCGCAAGAATGTCGGCGTGACACCGCCCAACGTCTATGCCGTCAGCTTCCGGGAAAAGCCGTTCCATGGCGTTCGAGCCTTGCGCATGAAGCCGGTTGGTGACGGCAAGATGTATGGCCGCGACGGCATCCTGGCGCATTCGTTCCTGCTGGGTGAGGCGGGCGCGTCGAACGGCTGTATCTCCATCCGCGAGTACGACACGTTCCTGAAAGCGTACGAGGACGGGCACTTCAACCAGATCATCGTCGTGCGCAGCATCGACGAGCCGCTGCCGCGCTTGCTGGCGAGCGCGCAATAA